From Streptomyces sp. CMB-StM0423, a single genomic window includes:
- a CDS encoding GH1 family beta-glucosidase: protein MSDTTATFPEDFLWGTATAAYQIEGAAREHGRTPSIWDTFSHTPGKTAGGDTGDVAVDHYHRRTEDVELMAGLGIGAYRFSVSWPRVQPTGRGPAVQRGLDFYRQLADELLAAGIKPVLTLYHWDLPQELETAGGWPERDTAHRFADYARLVGDALGDRVELWTTLNEPWCSAFLGYAAGVHAPGRTDPVAALRAAHHLNLAHGLATDALRTALPARAQISVSLNPAVVRPRTDSEADRDAARQVDALATRVFTGPMLDGAYPPDLLDDTARLTDWSFVRDGDLPLISRPLDSIGLNYYTPTVVSAVSGDARPERADGHGGGAQSPWPAADRIAFHQPPGERTAMGWTVDPTGLTELLLRFTADAPDLPLYITENGAAYDDKPEPDGSVHDPDRIAYLHGHLGAVHRAMAEGADVRGYFLWSLLDNFEWAYGYGKRFGAVHVDYTTQQRTPKSSAHWYADVIRAGALPAPGV, encoded by the coding sequence ATGTCCGACACCACCGCCACCTTCCCCGAGGACTTCCTGTGGGGCACGGCCACGGCCGCGTACCAGATCGAAGGCGCCGCGCGGGAGCACGGCCGCACCCCCTCCATCTGGGACACCTTCTCGCACACCCCGGGGAAGACCGCGGGCGGCGACACCGGGGACGTCGCCGTCGACCACTACCACCGGCGCACCGAGGACGTCGAGCTGATGGCCGGGCTCGGCATCGGGGCGTACCGCTTCTCCGTCTCCTGGCCGCGCGTCCAGCCCACCGGGCGCGGGCCCGCCGTGCAGCGCGGGCTCGACTTCTACCGGCAGCTCGCCGACGAGCTGCTGGCGGCCGGCATCAAGCCGGTGCTCACGCTCTACCACTGGGACCTGCCGCAGGAGCTGGAGACCGCGGGCGGCTGGCCGGAGCGCGACACGGCGCACCGGTTCGCCGACTACGCCCGCCTCGTCGGCGACGCCCTCGGCGACCGCGTGGAGCTGTGGACCACGCTCAACGAGCCCTGGTGCAGCGCGTTCCTCGGCTACGCCGCCGGGGTGCACGCCCCCGGCCGCACCGACCCGGTCGCCGCCCTGCGCGCCGCGCACCACCTCAACCTCGCGCACGGGCTCGCCACCGACGCGCTGCGCACCGCGCTGCCGGCCCGCGCCCAGATCTCCGTCAGCCTCAACCCCGCGGTCGTCCGGCCGCGTACGGACTCCGAGGCGGACCGCGACGCCGCCCGCCAGGTCGACGCGCTGGCCACCCGCGTCTTCACCGGTCCGATGCTCGACGGCGCGTACCCGCCCGATCTGCTGGACGACACCGCGCGGCTGACGGACTGGTCCTTCGTACGGGACGGTGACCTGCCGCTCATCAGCCGGCCGCTGGACTCGATCGGCCTCAACTACTACACGCCCACCGTGGTCTCCGCCGTCTCCGGCGACGCCAGGCCCGAGCGCGCCGACGGCCACGGCGGCGGCGCGCAGTCCCCCTGGCCGGCCGCGGACCGCATCGCCTTCCACCAGCCGCCGGGCGAGCGCACCGCGATGGGCTGGACCGTCGACCCGACGGGGCTGACGGAGCTGCTGCTGCGGTTCACCGCCGACGCGCCGGACCTCCCGCTGTACATCACCGAGAACGGCGCGGCGTACGACGACAAGCCGGAGCCGGACGGCTCGGTCCACGACCCGGACCGCATCGCTTACCTGCACGGGCACCTCGGCGCCGTGCACCGCGCGATGGCCGAGGGCGCGGACGTGCGGGGCTACTTCCTGTGGTCGCTGCTGGACAACTTCGAGTGGGCGTACGGCTACGGCAAGCGGTTCGGCGCGGTGCACGTGGACTACACGACGCAGCAGCGCACGCCGAAGTCCAGCGCCCACTGGTACGCGGACGTGATCCGCGCGGGGGCGCTGCCGGCGCCCGGCGTCTGA
- a CDS encoding carbohydrate ABC transporter permease — protein sequence MATLTETAPETAAPARRRRRRAPKAGEAGGQQRAGKLTYAVLLLFTAISLFPLIWTAIAASRTNERLAETPPPLWFGGNLFANMETAWSDANMGLALFNTTLVAGAIAAGTVLFGTLAGFAFAKLRFRFKNLLMLLVIGTMMVPPQLSVVPLYMAIAKLEWIDQLQSVILPFIVSAFGVFFMRQYLIQALPTELIEAARVDGASSVRVIWHVVFPAARPAMAVLGMLTFVMAWNEFFWPIIALTQENPTVQVALTSLGRGYIPDQSVIMAGALLGTLPLLLLLLLFGKQIVGGIMHGAVKG from the coding sequence ATGGCAACGCTGACAGAGACCGCCCCCGAGACCGCGGCCCCGGCCCGCCGCCGGCGGCGGCGCGCACCGAAGGCCGGGGAGGCAGGCGGCCAGCAGCGGGCGGGCAAGCTGACGTACGCCGTCCTGCTGCTCTTCACCGCGATCTCGCTCTTCCCGCTGATCTGGACCGCGATCGCGGCCTCCCGCACCAACGAGCGGCTGGCGGAGACACCGCCGCCGCTGTGGTTCGGCGGCAACCTCTTCGCGAACATGGAGACCGCCTGGTCCGACGCGAACATGGGCCTGGCGCTCTTCAACACCACCCTCGTGGCCGGGGCGATCGCCGCGGGCACCGTGCTCTTCGGCACGCTGGCCGGCTTCGCCTTCGCCAAGCTGCGGTTCCGCTTCAAGAACCTGCTGATGCTGCTGGTGATCGGCACGATGATGGTGCCGCCGCAGCTCAGCGTCGTGCCGCTGTACATGGCGATCGCGAAGCTGGAGTGGATCGACCAACTGCAGTCGGTGATCCTGCCGTTCATCGTGAGCGCCTTCGGGGTGTTCTTCATGCGGCAGTACCTGATCCAGGCGCTGCCCACCGAACTGATCGAGGCCGCCCGGGTGGACGGCGCGAGCAGCGTGCGGGTCATCTGGCACGTGGTCTTCCCCGCGGCGAGGCCCGCGATGGCCGTGCTGGGGATGCTGACGTTCGTGATGGCCTGGAACGAGTTCTTCTGGCCGATCATCGCGCTCACCCAGGAGAACCCGACCGTGCAGGTGGCGCTCACCAGCCTGGGCCGCGGCTATATCCCCGACCAGTCGGTGATCATGGCGGGCGCTTTGCTGGGTACGCTGCCGCTGCTGCTGCTCCTGCTGCTGTTCGGCAAGCAGATCGTCGGCGGCATCATGCACGGCGCGGTCAAGGGCTGA
- a CDS encoding carbohydrate ABC transporter permease, producing MTQTGTAVDAPPSAEGGAVPKRPATEDRRQKWRSRRYRWDAKLSPYAFISPFFLFFAAFGLFPLLYTAWASLHRVELTAPTDMEWAGLHNYTRLFEDHFFWNSLWVTFTLAVLSTVPQLLMAMGLAHLLNYKMRAASFFRVAMLAPYATSVAAATLVFAMLYGRDYGLINWFFGLFGVDEIDWKSGDWTSKIAISTIVIWRWTGYNTLIYLAAMQAVPHDLYESAALDGASRWKQFRYVTIPSLRPTILFTVVVSTIGSVQLFGEPLLFEEGAGASGGPDHQFQTLGLYLYEQGWRNLHLGRAAAIAWVMFLILVVIGIVFGLISRRLRKS from the coding sequence ATGACCCAGACTGGTACGGCCGTGGACGCGCCCCCCTCCGCCGAGGGGGGCGCGGTCCCGAAACGGCCCGCGACCGAGGACCGGCGGCAGAAGTGGCGCAGCCGCCGCTACCGGTGGGACGCCAAGCTCAGCCCGTACGCCTTCATCTCGCCGTTCTTCCTCTTCTTCGCCGCCTTCGGCCTCTTCCCGCTGCTCTACACCGCGTGGGCCTCGCTGCACCGGGTGGAGCTGACCGCGCCCACCGACATGGAGTGGGCCGGACTGCACAACTACACCCGGCTGTTCGAGGACCACTTCTTCTGGAACTCACTGTGGGTCACCTTCACCCTCGCGGTGCTCTCCACGGTCCCGCAGTTGCTCATGGCGATGGGCCTCGCGCACCTGCTCAACTACAAGATGCGCGCCGCCTCCTTCTTCCGGGTGGCGATGCTCGCGCCGTACGCCACCAGCGTGGCGGCGGCGACGCTGGTGTTCGCGATGCTCTACGGCCGCGACTACGGGCTCATCAACTGGTTCTTCGGCCTGTTCGGCGTGGACGAGATCGACTGGAAGAGCGGCGACTGGACCTCGAAGATCGCCATCTCCACCATCGTGATCTGGCGCTGGACCGGCTACAACACCCTGATCTACCTGGCCGCCATGCAGGCCGTGCCGCACGACCTCTACGAGTCCGCGGCGCTCGACGGCGCGTCCCGCTGGAAGCAGTTCCGCTACGTCACCATCCCCTCCCTGCGGCCCACGATCCTCTTCACCGTCGTCGTCTCCACGATCGGTTCGGTCCAGCTCTTCGGCGAGCCGCTGCTCTTCGAGGAGGGCGCGGGCGCGTCCGGCGGCCCCGACCACCAGTTCCAGACCCTGGGCCTCTACCTCTACGAGCAGGGCTGGCGCAACCTGCACCTCGGCCGTGCCGCGGCCATCGCCTGGGTGATGTTCCTGATCCTCGTGGTGATCGGCATCGTCTTCGGCCTGATCTCGCGCCGGCTGCGGAAGAGCTGA
- a CDS encoding ABC transporter substrate-binding protein, with product MGLFGTFGFEEAGLYDEYEKLNPDITIKQDVIERNENYYPALLNHLTSNSGLADVQAVEVANIAEVVDTQADRFMDLGKAEGASEDAFLDWKWQQATADDGKTIGLGTDVGPMAVCYRKDHFEAAGLPTDREEVAKLWEGDWEKFLDAGRDFRKNGPEGVAWVDSADAVYDGAIASSEGKYYDESGEVIYKDSPDVEAAWGIASTAAEEKLTGNLEQFTKQWDQAMSNGDFATISCPAWMLGYIQEKGGTKAEGKWDVAQSPRPGNWGGSFLGVPESGAHKEEAAKLVAWLTAPEQQAKLFAERGNFPSAPPAYDMEAVRTATNPYFGDAPIGELFSAAAEEIPVQTIGPKDQVIDDNIGNGLQLIEQGKQDPDGAWDEAVKAVDNALDQ from the coding sequence ATGGGTCTCTTCGGCACCTTCGGCTTCGAGGAGGCCGGGCTCTACGACGAGTACGAGAAGCTCAACCCGGACATCACCATCAAGCAGGACGTCATCGAGCGGAACGAGAACTACTACCCCGCCCTCCTCAACCACCTGACCAGCAACAGCGGTCTGGCCGACGTCCAGGCCGTCGAGGTCGCCAATATCGCCGAGGTCGTCGACACCCAGGCCGACCGCTTCATGGACCTCGGCAAGGCCGAGGGCGCCTCCGAGGACGCCTTCCTGGACTGGAAGTGGCAGCAGGCCACCGCCGACGACGGCAAGACCATCGGGCTCGGCACCGACGTCGGCCCCATGGCCGTCTGCTACCGCAAGGACCACTTCGAGGCCGCGGGGCTGCCCACCGACCGCGAAGAGGTCGCGAAGCTGTGGGAAGGCGACTGGGAGAAGTTCCTCGACGCCGGCCGGGACTTCAGGAAGAACGGCCCCGAGGGCGTCGCCTGGGTGGACTCCGCCGACGCCGTGTACGACGGCGCCATCGCCTCCAGCGAGGGCAAGTACTACGACGAGTCCGGCGAGGTCATCTACAAGGACAGCCCGGACGTCGAGGCCGCCTGGGGCATCGCCTCCACGGCCGCGGAGGAGAAGCTCACCGGCAACCTGGAGCAGTTCACCAAGCAGTGGGACCAGGCGATGAGCAACGGCGACTTCGCCACCATCTCCTGCCCGGCGTGGATGCTCGGCTACATCCAGGAGAAGGGCGGCACCAAGGCCGAGGGCAAGTGGGACGTGGCCCAGTCGCCCAGGCCCGGCAACTGGGGCGGCTCGTTCCTCGGCGTCCCCGAGTCCGGCGCGCACAAGGAGGAGGCCGCCAAGCTCGTGGCCTGGCTGACCGCGCCCGAGCAGCAGGCCAAGCTCTTCGCCGAGCGCGGCAACTTCCCCAGTGCCCCGCCCGCGTACGACATGGAGGCGGTCAGGACCGCCACCAACCCGTACTTCGGCGACGCCCCGATCGGGGAGCTGTTCTCGGCCGCCGCCGAAGAGATCCCGGTGCAGACCATCGGCCCGAAGGACCAGGTCATCGACGACAACATCGGCAACGGCCTGCAGTTGATCGAGCAGGGCAAGCAGGACCCCGACGGTGCCTGGGACGAAGCCGTCAAGGCCGTGGACAACGCCCTGGACCAGTGA
- a CDS encoding LacI family DNA-binding transcriptional regulator, translating to MAVRDRRTPVARGGRGGRPTLEQVAARAGVGRGTVSRVINGSDQVSEQARTAVERAVAELGYVPNRAARALAAGSADAVALVIPEPETRLFSEPYFSDIVRGVSAELAETDKQLLLTLIRSPRERERLAAYLSADRVDGVLLVSVHEGDPLPEMLAAMGLPAVLNGRRAAGEAVPYVDSDNTGGAQAAVEHLIGRGRSAIATITGPADMYVASCRLEGYRQALKAAGREEDAGLVAVGDFTEEGGRRAMQELLERRPALDAVFAASDVMAAGALQVLRAAGRTVPDEVAVVGFEDSPVARHTDPPLTSVRQPTEEMGRAMVRVLLDGIDAKDATEGRHVVLPTELVVRASG from the coding sequence ATGGCGGTCAGGGATCGGCGTACGCCGGTGGCGCGCGGCGGGCGCGGTGGGAGACCGACGCTTGAGCAGGTCGCCGCGCGAGCCGGGGTGGGCAGGGGGACTGTGTCCCGGGTGATCAACGGATCGGACCAGGTCAGCGAGCAGGCGCGGACGGCCGTCGAGCGAGCGGTCGCGGAGCTGGGCTACGTGCCCAACCGCGCGGCGCGGGCGCTCGCGGCCGGCAGCGCGGACGCGGTCGCGCTGGTGATCCCGGAGCCGGAGACCCGGCTGTTCTCCGAGCCGTACTTCTCGGACATCGTCCGCGGGGTGAGCGCGGAGCTGGCGGAGACGGACAAGCAGCTCCTGCTGACGCTCATCCGCTCGCCCCGGGAGCGGGAGCGGCTGGCGGCGTATCTGAGCGCCGACCGGGTCGACGGCGTGCTGCTGGTCTCCGTGCACGAGGGCGACCCGCTGCCGGAGATGCTGGCGGCCATGGGGCTCCCGGCGGTGCTCAACGGCCGGCGGGCGGCGGGCGAGGCCGTGCCGTACGTCGACTCCGACAACACCGGCGGCGCGCAGGCGGCCGTGGAACATCTGATCGGCCGCGGGCGCTCGGCGATCGCGACGATCACCGGCCCCGCCGACATGTACGTCGCGAGCTGCCGGCTGGAGGGCTACCGTCAGGCATTGAAGGCGGCGGGCCGCGAGGAGGACGCGGGGCTGGTCGCCGTCGGTGACTTCACCGAGGAGGGCGGCCGGCGGGCGATGCAGGAGCTGCTGGAGCGGCGGCCCGCGCTGGACGCGGTCTTCGCCGCCTCCGACGTGATGGCGGCCGGCGCGCTCCAGGTGCTGCGGGCGGCGGGCCGTACGGTGCCGGACGAGGTGGCGGTCGTCGGCTTCGAGGATTCGCCGGTGGCCCGGCACACCGACCCGCCGCTCACCAGCGTCCGGCAGCCCACGGAGGAGATGGGGCGGGCGATGGTACGGGTGCTGCTGGACGGGATCGACGCGAAGGACGCCACCGAGGGGCGGCACGTGGTGCTGCCGACCGAGCTGGTGGTACGCGCCTCGGGGTGA
- a CDS encoding glycoside hydrolase family 48 protein, with protein sequence MHAPRTPDESARLSRRSFTTAAGGALVALGAGQALAGATAHAAQAPAGERTKAVAATPYTDAFLAQYEKIKDPANGYFSPDGIPYHCVETLIVEAPDHGHQTTSEAFSFWIWLEAAYGRVTGDWGPFNGAWETAERSIIPPHADQASSGSYNPGSPATYAPEHPEVSSYPSQLDPGVPVGQDPIAAELASAYGTMDVYGMHWLMDLDNVYGYGNTPGTGGQNGPGPGASFINSYQRGSQESVWETIPQPTTDLFEFGGPNGYLDLFVGDASYARQWKYTNAPDADARAVQAAYWALTWARAQGNESLVAESVARAAKMGDYLRYAMFDKYFKQIGDCDSPTGCPAGTGRTSQHYLLSWYYAWGGSTGSGGGWAWRIGDGASHQGYQNPFAAWALSTVPELTPRSPTAKSDWATSLTRQLEFLRWLQSTEGALAGGCTNSWEGQYGTPPAGTPTFYGMPYDWQPVYHDPPSNNWFGFQVWGMERVAQYYHATGNADAGAILAKWVAWASAETTVGADGSYRFPSTLRWTGAPDTWNAANPGANAGLHVDVVDYADDVGVGAALVMTLVYYAARAADADAAALAKALLDAMAAHADGKGIAVPETRRDYDRFDDEVYVPAGWSGTSPHGDPIAPGVTFIDLRSWYREDPDWQKVQTYLDGGAAPVFTYHRFWAQAALALALAAYGELLGGETPGGPGDDTEPPTVPGGLRVTGTTASSVALAWTASTDNVRVTAYDVYRDGTPVGSAAATSFTDSGLSAATAYSYTVAARDAAGNASQPSAAVTATTGSGTGTGAVKVEYRNNDQAATDNQIKPGLRIVNTGGGALSLSTLTLRYWFSGESGAATYSTWCDYAQLGAANVTHRVVAAGGGKAGATHYLEAGFTAGAGSLAAGASTGDIQLRLNKTDWSAFDESDDYSRAATGTYIDAPRVVAYVAGSPVWGTEP encoded by the coding sequence GTGCACGCACCCCGCACTCCCGACGAGTCCGCACGGCTGTCCCGAAGATCGTTCACCACCGCCGCCGGCGGCGCGCTCGTCGCCCTCGGCGCCGGGCAGGCCCTGGCCGGCGCCACCGCCCACGCCGCCCAGGCGCCGGCGGGCGAGCGCACGAAGGCCGTCGCCGCCACCCCGTACACCGACGCCTTCCTCGCCCAGTACGAGAAGATCAAGGACCCGGCCAACGGCTACTTCAGCCCCGACGGCATCCCCTACCACTGCGTCGAGACCCTGATCGTCGAGGCGCCCGACCACGGCCACCAGACCACCTCGGAGGCGTTCAGCTTCTGGATCTGGCTGGAGGCCGCTTACGGCCGGGTCACCGGCGACTGGGGCCCGTTCAACGGCGCCTGGGAGACCGCCGAGCGCTCCATCATCCCGCCGCACGCCGACCAGGCCAGCAGCGGCTCGTACAACCCGGGCTCGCCCGCCACCTACGCGCCCGAGCACCCCGAGGTCTCGTCCTACCCCTCCCAGCTCGACCCCGGCGTGCCCGTCGGCCAGGACCCCATAGCCGCCGAACTGGCCTCGGCGTACGGGACGATGGACGTCTACGGCATGCACTGGCTGATGGACCTCGACAACGTCTACGGCTACGGCAACACCCCCGGCACCGGCGGCCAGAACGGCCCCGGGCCCGGCGCGTCCTTCATCAACAGCTACCAGCGGGGCTCGCAGGAGTCGGTCTGGGAGACGATCCCGCAGCCCACCACCGACCTCTTCGAGTTCGGCGGCCCCAACGGCTACCTCGACCTCTTCGTCGGGGACGCCTCCTACGCCCGGCAGTGGAAGTACACCAACGCCCCCGACGCCGACGCCCGCGCCGTGCAGGCCGCGTACTGGGCGCTGACCTGGGCGAGGGCGCAGGGCAACGAGAGCCTGGTGGCGGAGTCCGTCGCGCGGGCCGCGAAGATGGGCGACTACCTGCGCTACGCCATGTTCGACAAGTACTTCAAGCAGATCGGCGACTGCGACAGCCCCACCGGCTGCCCCGCGGGCACCGGCCGCACCTCGCAGCACTACCTGCTGTCCTGGTACTACGCCTGGGGCGGCTCCACCGGCAGCGGCGGCGGGTGGGCCTGGCGCATCGGCGACGGCGCCTCCCACCAGGGCTACCAGAACCCCTTCGCGGCCTGGGCGCTGTCCACCGTGCCCGAGCTGACCCCCAGGTCCCCCACCGCGAAGAGCGACTGGGCCACGTCCCTCACCCGGCAACTGGAGTTCCTGCGCTGGCTGCAGTCCACCGAGGGCGCCCTCGCCGGCGGCTGCACCAACAGTTGGGAGGGGCAGTACGGCACCCCGCCCGCCGGTACGCCGACCTTCTACGGCATGCCCTACGACTGGCAGCCCGTCTACCACGACCCGCCCAGCAACAACTGGTTCGGCTTCCAGGTCTGGGGCATGGAGCGCGTCGCGCAGTACTACCACGCCACGGGGAACGCCGACGCCGGGGCGATCCTCGCCAAGTGGGTCGCCTGGGCCTCCGCCGAGACCACCGTCGGCGCCGACGGCAGCTACCGCTTCCCGTCCACCCTGCGGTGGACCGGCGCCCCCGACACCTGGAACGCCGCGAACCCGGGCGCCAACGCCGGCCTGCACGTGGACGTCGTGGACTACGCCGACGACGTCGGCGTCGGCGCCGCGCTGGTCATGACGCTGGTCTACTACGCCGCCAGGGCCGCGGACGCCGATGCCGCGGCGCTGGCCAAGGCGCTGCTCGACGCGATGGCCGCGCACGCCGACGGCAAGGGCATCGCCGTCCCCGAGACCCGCCGCGACTACGACCGCTTCGACGACGAGGTGTACGTGCCCGCCGGCTGGTCCGGCACCTCCCCGCACGGCGACCCCATCGCACCCGGCGTCACCTTCATCGACCTGCGCTCCTGGTACCGCGAGGACCCGGACTGGCAGAAGGTGCAGACGTACCTCGACGGCGGCGCCGCGCCGGTGTTCACGTACCACCGCTTCTGGGCCCAGGCCGCCCTGGCCCTCGCCCTCGCCGCCTACGGCGAACTGCTCGGCGGGGAGACCCCCGGCGGTCCCGGCGACGACACCGAGCCGCCGACCGTGCCGGGCGGGCTGCGGGTCACCGGCACCACGGCGAGCAGCGTCGCGCTGGCCTGGACCGCCTCGACGGACAACGTGCGGGTGACGGCGTACGACGTGTACCGCGACGGCACCCCCGTCGGCAGCGCGGCCGCCACGTCCTTCACCGACTCCGGGCTCTCCGCCGCCACCGCGTACTCCTACACGGTCGCCGCCCGGGACGCGGCGGGCAACGCCTCGCAGCCGTCCGCGGCGGTGACGGCGACGACCGGGTCGGGCACCGGCACCGGGGCGGTGAAGGTCGAGTACCGCAACAACGACCAGGCGGCGACCGACAACCAGATCAAGCCCGGCCTCCGGATCGTGAACACCGGCGGCGGCGCGCTGAGCCTGTCGACGCTGACCCTCCGGTACTGGTTCAGCGGCGAGTCCGGCGCGGCCACGTACAGCACCTGGTGCGACTACGCCCAACTCGGCGCCGCCAACGTCACGCACCGCGTGGTCGCGGCCGGCGGCGGCAAGGCCGGTGCCACGCACTATCTGGAGGCCGGCTTCACCGCCGGCGCCGGCAGCCTCGCGGCCGGCGCCTCCACCGGCGACATCCAGTTGCGGCTGAACAAGACCGACTGGTCGGCCTTCGACGAGTCGGACGACTACAGCCGCGCCGCCACCGGCACGTACATCGACGCGCCCCGAGTCGTCGCGTACGTCGCCGGGTCGCCGGTGTGGGGCACGGAGCCCTGA